A genomic stretch from Triplophysa dalaica isolate WHDGS20190420 chromosome 4, ASM1584641v1, whole genome shotgun sequence includes:
- the c9 gene encoding complement component C9, with protein MRTLTALLVLTCTLYQADGMSVQDNMQRSSRKTRDANAPAPIECKMSPWSQWTSCDPCTRIKYRSRGIEVFGQFQGSRCIEPIGDREPCVPSTKCDEDPPPVCKSSQWQCESQNCINKNLKCNGDDDCGDGSDEDDCNVVKEPCRQPTVESDIALHAGYGINILGSGPRMNPFNNKVYKGQCNRVREPTSSEMIRLPWNLGVLNYETKVEETTSKEMYEDVHSLIKELNSETTISVDLGLSLKYTPTESSSKSGESNGEATGNATAGSGMASAAGSGLNLRGSGGIDFGYSRTNMIKQISEYTETKRKVFMRVKGRVQLATYRMKQRGLEVDQLYLNDVDALPLEYEKGPYFAFLEDYGTHYTKNGRSGGEYELVYILNYDEVKNKESMETQLKNCFEVNIKGTLGTSNMEGDLGVKPKYCTDLKPKDTDDKSKKGIVEKVLISVKGGSAVTAIAMKTQLTKDNVLDINRYIAWAETLSQLPALIHSDPEPIYNSIPLDFLDGQSKRDNLRKALDDYVAEYSVCKCNPCQNGGTVIQIDGECKCLCPLGTEGVACQVIDKELAKGKEFQQRGNWGCWSAWTGCSVGRRSRTRTCNTQGVTNAICKGDTASEDYC; from the exons ATGAGGACTCTTACTGCTCTGCTTGTATTGACATGCACTCTTTATCAAGCTGATGGAATGAGTGTACAGGATAACAT GCAAAGGTCTTCACGGAAGACACGCGACGCTAATGCCCCAGCACCAATTGAATGCAAAATGAGTCCTTGGTCCCAGTGGACTTCTTGTGACCCATGCACTAGAATTAAA TATCGCTCAAGGGGTATTGAGGTTTTTGGGCAGTTTCAAGGAAGTAGGTGCATAGAACCTATTGGAGATCGCGAACCCTGCGTTCCATCTACTAAATGTGATGAGGACCCTCCACCTGTCTGCAAAAGTTCTCAATGGCAGTGTGAATCAC AGAACTGTATAAACAAGAATCTAAAGTGTAACGGAGATGACGACTGTGGCGATGGGTCTGATGAGGACGATTGCAATGTCGTAAAAGAACCTTGTAGACAGCCAACTGTCGAATCCGACATTGCCTTGCATGCAGGATACGG aatAAATATTCTGGGATCTGGACCTCGAATGAATCCCTTCAATAACAAAGTTTACAAAGGTCAATGTAATCGGGTCAGGGAACCAACCTCATCGGAAATGATCAGACTACCATGGAACCTTGGAGTTCTCAACTATGAG aCAAAAGTGGAAGAGACAACTTCTAAGGAGATGTATGAAGATGTTCACTCTTTAATAAAAGAATTAAATAGTGAGACCACCATAAGTGTTGATTTGGGGCTGAGTTTAAAATATACACCCACTGAGTCCTCCAGTAAATCTGGTGAGAGCAATGGTGAGGCTACTGGTAATGCTACTGCTGGGAGTGGCATGGCAAGTGCTGCCGGCTCTGGCCTTAATCTCAGGGGCTCAGGAGGGATTGATTTTGGATATTCAAGAACAAATATGATTAAACAGATCTCAGAATACACAGAAACCAAG AGAAAGGTCTTCATGAGAGTGAAAGGCAGAGTACAGCTGGCTACCTACAGGATGAAGCAGCGGGGACTGGAGGTTGATCAATTGTACCTGAATGATGTGGATGCACTGCCACTTGAATATGAGAAGGGACCATATTTCGCTTTCTTGGAGGATTATGGAACACACTACACCAAAAATGGAAGGTCCGGCGGAGAATATGagcttgtttacattttaaattacgatgaggtcaaaaacaAAG AGAGTATGGAAACCCAGCTGAAGAATTGCTTCGAGGTTAACATTAAAGGAACGTTGGGAACATCCAACATGGAAGGAGACCTGGGAGTTAAACCGAAATACTGTACTGACCTAAAACCCAAGGACACAG ATGACAAATCTAAAAAGGGGATTGTTGAAAAGGTGCTGATCTCAGTGAAAGGGGGCAGTGCAGTAACAGCGATAGCCATGAAGACACAGCTCACTAAAGATAACGTGCTGGACATTAATCGCTATATAGCATGGGCAGAGACCCTCTCTCAACTTCCTGCTCTCATTCACAGCGAT CCTGAACCCATCTACAACTCCATTCCTTTGGATTTTCTCGATGGTCAGTCAAAACGAGACAATCTCAGAAAGGCCCTGGATGACTATGTGGCTGAGTACAGTGTGTGTAAGTGTAACCCATGCCAGAACGGCGGTACTGTTATCCAGATCGATGGAGAGTGTAAATGCTTGTGCCCACTGGGGACTGAGGGAGTCGCATGTCAGGTGATTGACAAAGAACTTGCGAAAG GTAAAGAATTTCAACAGCGGGGGAACTGGGGCTGCTGGTCCGCCTGGACCGGATGCTCTGTGGGACGCCGCAGTCGGACACGTACCTGTAATACACAAGGTGTCACTAATGCAATTTGCAAAGGAGATACAGCCAGTGAAGACTACTGCTAA
- the gas1b gene encoding growth arrest-specific protein 1b — protein sequence MWAHQGMANSTVTQWLHMLILYIGFASVWFIRSSTASPAHNQRLICWQAIMKCHGEVECHFAYSQYLQSCGPVLNGNKKKCPSHCIQSIIQLNLTANGPALEDCDCASDSFCEMTKRAIEPCMPRTSHMGCTEARMQCEKDTECSTAMRDYLYHCRKLFGEERCSDDCRRVITNMRSIPKAQLLDTCVCDGTERTICEYIKVSMKNLCFSDGYATGSGFSDTEEYLEEDYVTDYDEEENVAGDLRARYIFTLSFTIFAFLLGLH from the coding sequence ATGTGGGCGCATCAAGGAATGGCAAACTCCACGGTCACTCAATGGCTGCATATGTTGATTTTGTACATAGGCTTTGCATCTGTGTGGTTTATTCGTTCATCCACTGCATCCCCAGCACACAACCAACGTTTGATATGTTGGCAGGCCATCATGAAGTGCCACGGAGAGGTGGAGTGCCACTTCGCGTACAGTCAATATCTACAATCGTGCGGTCCCGTGTTAAACGGCAACAAGAAGAAGTGTCCTAGTCACTGCATTCAGTCCATTATCCAACTTAACCTCACTGCGAACGGCCCAGCGCTGGAAGACTGCGACTGCGCCTCGGACAGTTTTTGCGAGATGACCAAGCGAGCCATCGAGCCGTGCATGCCCAGAACCAGCCACATGGGTTGCACCGAAGCCCGTATGCAGTGCGAGAAGGACACGGAGTGCAGCACCGCCATGCGCGACTATTTGTATCACTGCAGGAAACTGTTTGGAGAAGAGCGATGTTCCGACGATTGCCGGCGGGTCATCACCAACATGCGCTCTATTCCTAAAGCCCAGCTGCTGGATACTTGCGTTTGCGACGGCACGGAGAGAACTATATGCGAGTATATCAAAGTCAGTATGAAAAACCTTTGCTTTAGCGACGGCTATGCCACCGGGAGTGGATTTTCAGACACGGAGGAATATTTAGAGGAGGACTATGTGACTGATTATGACGAAGAGGAGAATGTTGCCGGAGATTTAAGAGCAcgatacatttttacattgtcGTTCActatttttgcatttcttctaGGATTGCATTAA